The genomic stretch GCTTACACAAACTTTTAAGTAGTGTTTATGAATGGTGTGAATGTGGGTATGCTTGCAGAATATGGCAATTTACAGTCTACATGTTTGGTGTACTTAGGTAGCTCATTGTGGAATTGGGAAATCTAGTTTGTTTTCAATGGACTGCAACAAAGATGAGGCTatcagggccaaggaaatcgcTGAAAAGAAGATGCAGAGTCACGACTTTGAAGGTGCCCGAAAGATTGCTTTAAAAGGAAAAAACCTCTACCCTGAACTTGAAAATATTGCCCAGATGCTGAGCATCTGTGATGTGCATTGCTCAGCTGAAAAAAGGATTGTAGGATCCGAAAAGGATTGGTATGGCGTCCTTCAAGTTGAAAAGTCGGCTGATGAGGCAACAATCAAAAAACAATATCGCCGGCTAGCACTTATGCTCCATCCTGATAAGAATCGATTTCCTGGTGCGGAGGGGGCTTTTAAGTTGATTTGTGAAGCAAATGCATTGCTTTCAAATCCAGCAAAAAAATCTGCATATGACAAAAAGATAAACGCCTGGTCCAGATCCACAACAATCCCTCCAAATCATCAGACGAACAGAAGTTCTGAGTTCAATAGCCAATATGGTGTTCAAAACAAAAACACGTCTAATGGTTTCAGTAGCCTGAATCAACATCATAATACTGCTCCCACTACTGAGTTCTGGACACAATGCCCTTACTGCAAAGTAAACTACAAGCATCCCAGAAAAGTTGTGAACACGCGTTTGCTGTGCCTTAAATGCTCTAAGGCATTTGTTGCATATGTAATGCCTGCTCCACAAGTTTCCTCAGACAAGTTGGGTTACCAAGGTTCTCAGCAGTTTCCATCAAAACCTGATGTACACCAAGCTGCTGTTAAAGCGTCTTCAGTGCCTCAATCCGGATCACAAGGGGCTGCTGAGAATTTAAAGACCAATGCTGGTCCAGTTCGGAAGGAATCCAAAAATGCCAAGACCAATGCTGCTCAAGCTCAATCTGCACGTAAGTCATCACGGAGCAGGCAGCATGTGTCATACATGGAAGCTGATGAAGATAATGATTCTAGACCTCTCAAGAGACCTCACACAAGCACAGAGACAGATGCTAAGGAGCATAAGGATGCTGGAGACTCAAAGCATGTTAATCAAAATAGTTTCCCCAGAGTCCCAGAATCTTCTAAGTTTGAAAACAAAGAGACAGGAGCTGCTCATTCCAAAGAAAGTTTGAAGGACAACAATGAGGGTTTTAATAAAAAAGCTGAGATCAGAGGGGTAACTGGTGGTAGGCCTACTGTTCCTGCTGACCCAGTTGAATTTGAAAGCTCTGACCTAGATTTATCTTCAAGTAATGATCCAGACATAGAATATCTGGAGTGTCCTGACCCAGAATTTAGTGATTTTGAGAAGATGCGTGATGAAAACCAGTTTCGTGTCAATCAGTTTTGGGCTTGTTATGATACATTAGATAGCATGCCAAGATTCTACGCCAAGGTGAGGAAGGTATGTTCTTCTCCGTTTGAATTGCATATTACATGGCTGGAAGCTGTTCCTATACATGATTCTTTTAAAAGGTGGGTAGAGGCGGAGTTGCCTGTTGGTTGTGGAAGTTTCAAGATTGGCAAAACTGACAAAATATCTGGATGCTTGTCACTCTCTCATCAAGTGCATTGTGAAAAAGGGAAAAAGAGAGGTTCTTTTTTCTTATACCCAAGAAAAGGGGAGGTTTGGGCTCTTCTGAGAGATTGGGACATCAGTTGGAGTTCTGACCCCGAGAATCATGAGAAATTCAGGTATGAAATTGTTGAGGTTCTCTCGGATTTTGCTGAAGGTATTGGCATAAAAGTTGTCCTCTTGGACAAGGTCAATGGATTTGTGAGCCTCTTCCGGAGGGGTGAGCAAAATGTAaccaattcatttttaatagacCCGAAAGAGCTGTACAAGTTCTCACACTTTGTTCCCAGTTTCAAAATGACTGGCATGGAAAGAGAAGGAGTGCCGATAGGTTCCTTTGAGCTTGATCCTGCTTCTTTACCTCTTAATCCCGATGACTTGTATTTCCCTGGGAAAGCAAAGGTCGACCATAGAGATAAAAATCCTAGTGTTGGGAGCTCACTGCCAAAATGTGCTGAGGAAACCGGTAAATCTTCTAAGTCGGGGAGAATCTGTAGTCCACATAAGACTGTGGATTCGAAAGGGACTACAGGGCTCCGGCGATCGCCTCGAGGAGGGAATGTTATGAAGCAAAGCACGAATTGATGTCATCATGTATTCCCCCAAACAACATTTGTTTACTGAGGCTGGTGAAGATATATGGCTAGCTGGATGTGGATTTTGTGGTTTTCCCTCAACAAATAAACAAGTCAGACTTTGGCAAACAAATGGTAGGTACCCATGATTTGGTTGG from Salvia splendens isolate huo1 chromosome 4, SspV2, whole genome shotgun sequence encodes the following:
- the LOC121800033 gene encoding uncharacterized protein LOC121800033 — translated: MDCNKDEAIRAKEIAEKKMQSHDFEGARKIALKGKNLYPELENIAQMLSICDVHCSAEKRIVGSEKDWYGVLQVEKSADEATIKKQYRRLALMLHPDKNRFPGAEGAFKLICEANALLSNPAKKSAYDKKINAWSRSTTIPPNHQTNRSSEFNSQYGVQNKNTSNGFSSLNQHHNTAPTTEFWTQCPYCKVNYKHPRKVVNTRLLCLKCSKAFVAYVMPAPQVSSDKLGYQGSQQFPSKPDVHQAAVKASSVPQSGSQGAAENLKTNAGPVRKESKNAKTNAAQAQSARKSSRSRQHVSYMEADEDNDSRPLKRPHTSTETDAKEHKDAGDSKHVNQNSFPRVPESSKFENKETGAAHSKESLKDNNEGFNKKAEIRGVTGGRPTVPADPVEFESSDLDLSSSNDPDIEYLECPDPEFSDFEKMRDENQFRVNQFWACYDTLDSMPRFYAKVRKVCSSPFELHITWLEAVPIHDSFKRWVEAELPVGCGSFKIGKTDKISGCLSLSHQVHCEKGKKRGSFFLYPRKGEVWALLRDWDISWSSDPENHEKFRYEIVEVLSDFAEGIGIKVVLLDKVNGFVSLFRRGEQNVTNSFLIDPKELYKFSHFVPSFKMTGMEREGVPIGSFELDPASLPLNPDDLYFPGKAKVDHRDKNPSVGSSLPKCAEETGKSSKSGRICSPHKTVDSKGTTGLRRSPRGGNVMKQSTN